The following proteins come from a genomic window of Hymenobacter canadensis:
- a CDS encoding TonB-dependent receptor, with translation MPHRSSGLPGLPRVLRVALLLLSPAPLMLLPASAVWAQTTERITLSGTVRDAAGQPLEQVGVGVEGQPGGTVTDSKGRFTLSVPRTGRPAVLVARSLRYRAQRLPVVLSEDRPELSLTLQTDSRTLGNVTVRARTDEADTREQVSMIKLDPRTAKVLPSPFGDFNAILKTLPGVQSTNELTSTYSVRGGNYDENLVYVNGIEIYRPFLVTTAQQEGLSFVNPDLVNKVEFSTGGWQPRYGDKLSSVLNIDYKQPTKFAASATGSLVGGAMHVEATSPGKRLSYLAGIRYKNATYVLSSLNQAQGGYNPTFYDGQAYLNANLGPKGNEDRTSLGVLATFAHNDYRFTPETGQSTFSTATNQATRLFIVYQGRERMQYDMAQGGLSLKHNFSPRLQGEVLGGLVYSRELEYRDVEASYSLADINRDPTSRDFGQAVRQRAVGKRFDHSRNTLQASVATAEARARWTPGSRNTVRFGVKTGRERIEDVLNEYSFADSADFVPDARRTRLVADLDLQSTRTQGYAQHTIELDSLRTLTYGVRAHWWSINQQLVVSPRVQYSFIPRSRPNHSYKVAAGMYYQPPFYRELRDQQGSRPTSGGPLVVEARLNPELRAQRSMHFIVGNEIRFQQYGRPFRFTGEAYFKYMTDVVPYDVDNVRLRYFAKNLATAYAAGADFRVGGEFVNGAESWFTLGVLTTRENLQGDSLNLFEPNSVGADSLMGREAKGYIRRPQDQRLNFGIFFQDHLPNNPSVRGYVNSVFGTGLPFSPPNNEQERGTTKLSRAYWRVDLGFSKVLTLNTEPDRRLGRLESLWLGLEVLNVLARNNVAGYSYIQDLNGRTYAVPNYLSQRLVNLRVIARF, from the coding sequence ATGCCGCACCGTTCCTCTGGCTTGCCCGGTCTGCCGCGGGTTTTGCGCGTGGCGTTGTTGCTGCTGAGCCCGGCGCCGCTGATGCTGCTGCCGGCCTCGGCCGTATGGGCCCAGACCACGGAGCGCATCACGCTCAGCGGTACCGTGCGCGACGCTGCCGGTCAGCCGCTGGAGCAGGTGGGCGTGGGCGTGGAAGGCCAGCCCGGCGGCACCGTCACCGACTCGAAGGGGCGCTTTACGCTGAGTGTGCCGCGTACTGGCCGGCCGGCGGTGCTGGTGGCGCGCAGCCTGCGCTACCGCGCCCAGCGCCTGCCCGTGGTGCTGAGTGAGGACCGTCCCGAGCTGAGCCTGACGCTGCAGACTGATTCCCGTACGCTGGGCAACGTGACCGTGCGCGCCCGCACCGACGAGGCCGACACCCGCGAGCAGGTGAGCATGATCAAGCTCGACCCGCGTACGGCCAAGGTGCTGCCGTCGCCGTTCGGTGACTTCAACGCCATCCTCAAAACCCTGCCCGGCGTGCAGTCCACCAACGAGCTGACGAGTACCTACTCGGTGCGGGGTGGCAACTACGACGAAAACCTGGTCTACGTCAACGGGATTGAGATTTACCGGCCGTTTCTGGTGACTACGGCCCAGCAGGAAGGGTTGAGCTTCGTGAATCCGGACTTGGTGAACAAGGTGGAATTCTCGACCGGCGGCTGGCAGCCCCGCTACGGCGATAAGCTGTCTTCGGTGCTGAACATCGACTACAAGCAGCCCACCAAATTCGCGGCTTCCGCTACTGGCAGCCTGGTGGGCGGGGCCATGCACGTGGAGGCTACCTCGCCGGGCAAGCGCCTGAGCTACCTGGCCGGCATCCGCTACAAGAACGCCACCTATGTGCTCAGCTCGCTCAACCAGGCGCAGGGCGGCTACAACCCCACGTTCTACGACGGCCAGGCCTACCTCAACGCCAACCTGGGGCCGAAGGGCAACGAAGACCGCACCTCGCTGGGCGTGCTGGCCACCTTCGCCCACAACGATTACCGCTTCACGCCCGAAACCGGCCAGAGCACGTTCAGTACCGCCACCAACCAGGCCACGCGCCTGTTTATCGTGTACCAGGGCCGGGAGCGGATGCAGTACGACATGGCCCAGGGCGGCCTGAGTCTGAAGCACAACTTCTCGCCGCGCCTGCAGGGCGAGGTGCTGGGCGGGCTGGTGTACTCGCGCGAGCTGGAATACCGCGACGTGGAAGCCAGCTACAGCCTGGCCGACATCAACCGCGACCCGACCTCGCGCGACTTCGGGCAGGCCGTGCGCCAGCGGGCCGTCGGCAAGCGCTTCGACCACTCGCGCAATACGCTGCAGGCCTCCGTGGCTACGGCCGAAGCCCGCGCCCGCTGGACGCCCGGCAGCCGCAATACTGTGCGCTTCGGGGTGAAAACCGGCCGGGAGCGAATCGAGGACGTGCTCAACGAGTACAGCTTCGCCGACTCAGCCGACTTCGTGCCCGATGCGCGCCGCACGCGCCTGGTAGCCGACCTCGACCTGCAAAGCACCCGCACCCAGGGCTACGCCCAGCACACCATCGAACTGGATTCGCTGCGTACGCTCACGTATGGCGTGCGGGCGCACTGGTGGTCCATCAACCAGCAGTTGGTGGTGAGCCCGCGGGTGCAGTACTCGTTTATTCCGCGCAGCCGGCCCAACCACTCCTATAAGGTGGCGGCCGGGATGTACTACCAGCCGCCGTTCTACCGCGAGCTGCGCGACCAGCAGGGCAGCCGCCCTACGTCGGGCGGCCCCTTGGTGGTGGAAGCGCGCCTGAACCCCGAGCTGCGGGCCCAGCGCTCCATGCACTTCATCGTGGGCAACGAAATCCGGTTTCAGCAGTACGGCCGGCCGTTCCGGTTCACGGGCGAGGCCTACTTCAAGTACATGACCGACGTAGTGCCCTACGACGTCGATAACGTGCGGCTGCGCTACTTCGCCAAAAACCTGGCCACGGCCTACGCCGCCGGCGCCGACTTCCGGGTGGGTGGCGAGTTCGTGAACGGGGCCGAATCGTGGTTTACGCTGGGCGTGCTCACCACCCGCGAAAACCTGCAGGGCGACTCGCTGAACCTGTTTGAGCCCAACAGTGTCGGGGCCGACAGCCTTATGGGGCGGGAAGCCAAAGGCTACATCCGCCGCCCGCAGGACCAGCGCCTCAACTTCGGCATCTTCTTCCAGGACCATTTGCCCAACAATCCGTCGGTGCGGGGCTACGTGAATTCGGTGTTTGGCACGGGGCTGCCGTTCAGCCCGCCCAACAACGAGCAGGAGCGCGGCACCACCAAGCTCAGCCGCGCCTACTGGCGCGTGGACCTGGGCTTTTCGAAGGTGCTGACCCTTAATACCGAGCCCGACCGGCGCCTGGGTCGTCTGGAAAGCCTCTGGCTGGGTTTGGAAGTGCTCAACGTGCTGGCCCGCAACAACGTGGCCGGCTACAGCTACATCCAGGACCTAAACGGCCGCACCTACGCCGTGCCCAACTACCTCTCGCAGCGCCTCGTGAACCTGCGCGTCATTGCCCGTTTCTGA
- a CDS encoding sterol desaturase family protein — protein sequence MLPACNSLLLDCGPQLPTLPPMLGYILLAFAGCFVLERLIPGWPLPRISSWPLRVLAINGAQLGVVLLAGISWEKWLSEYSVFHLSHHVGPVAGGVLAYVVATFVFYWWHRWRHTVDFMWLHFHQIHHSPRRIEVITSFYKHPLEMTVNSILGGLLVFTLLGLSPAAGAVYTLCTALGEFFYHTNVRTPQWIGYVFQRPEMHRIHHEYQKHSHNYGDLPLWDWLFGTYHNPREFQATCGFDAAKEERLLPMLLFRDVHEEPTETPATDPA from the coding sequence ATGCTTCCCGCCTGTAATTCCTTGCTGCTTGACTGTGGCCCGCAGCTGCCCACCCTGCCGCCCATGCTCGGGTACATTCTGCTGGCGTTTGCTGGCTGCTTCGTACTCGAACGGCTGATTCCGGGCTGGCCGCTGCCCCGGATTTCCTCGTGGCCGCTACGCGTGCTGGCCATCAATGGGGCTCAGTTGGGCGTGGTGCTGCTGGCCGGTATCAGCTGGGAGAAGTGGCTGTCCGAGTACTCCGTGTTTCACCTCTCGCACCATGTGGGGCCGGTGGCCGGCGGCGTGCTGGCGTATGTGGTGGCCACGTTCGTGTTCTACTGGTGGCACCGCTGGCGGCATACCGTCGATTTTATGTGGCTGCACTTTCACCAGATTCATCACAGCCCCCGGCGCATTGAGGTGATTACCTCCTTTTACAAGCACCCGCTGGAGATGACGGTTAACTCCATTCTGGGTGGGTTACTTGTGTTCACGCTGCTGGGTTTGAGCCCGGCTGCCGGGGCCGTATACACGCTCTGCACGGCGCTAGGCGAGTTTTTCTACCACACCAACGTGCGCACGCCGCAGTGGATTGGCTACGTGTTTCAGCGCCCCGAAATGCACCGCATCCACCACGAATACCAGAAGCACAGCCACAACTACGGCGACCTGCCGCTCTGGGACTGGCTGTTCGGCACCTACCACAACCCGCGCGAGTTCCAAGCCACCTGCGGCTTCGATGCGGCCAAAGAGGAGCGCCTGCTGCCCATGCTGCTCTTCCGCGACGTGCACGAGGAACCCACCGAAACACCCGCCACAGATCCGGCATAA
- a CDS encoding Crp/Fnr family transcriptional regulator translates to MGPFLQVCQTICPLSDGLQQALEQLVRRDELPRRHQLLQPGQVAGRLYFVERGVVRGYSLHEGKDVSAWFMRDGDFVVSILSFFSRQPSHEYVELLTDCVLWSLSWEQLQQLYRQFPEFNFVGRVLTERYYVLSEQRALHLRMLPAAERYQLLLRDFPAIFQHVPLKHIASHLGLTPETLSRLRARP, encoded by the coding sequence ATGGGCCCTTTTCTGCAGGTATGCCAGACTATCTGCCCGCTCTCTGACGGCCTGCAGCAGGCGTTGGAGCAGTTGGTACGGCGCGACGAGCTGCCGCGGCGACACCAGCTGCTCCAACCCGGCCAGGTGGCGGGGCGGCTGTATTTTGTGGAGCGCGGCGTAGTGCGCGGCTATTCGCTGCACGAAGGCAAGGACGTGTCGGCGTGGTTTATGCGCGACGGCGACTTTGTGGTGTCCATCCTGAGCTTCTTTTCGCGGCAGCCGTCGCACGAGTACGTGGAGCTGCTCACCGACTGCGTGCTGTGGTCGTTATCGTGGGAGCAGCTGCAGCAGCTGTACCGGCAGTTTCCGGAGTTCAACTTTGTGGGCCGTGTGCTCACGGAGCGCTACTATGTGCTCAGCGAACAGCGGGCCCTGCACCTGCGCATGCTACCCGCCGCTGAACGCTACCAGCTGCTGCTGCGCGACTTCCCGGCCATCTTCCAGCACGTGCCGCTCAAGCACATTGCCTCCCACCTCGGCCTCACCCCCGAAACCCTCAGCCGCCTGCGCGCCCGGCCATGA
- a CDS encoding DUF2911 domain-containing protein, producing the protein MLRPFVQLVFPGICSLLLSLATISGALAQTGPAPAMPPASLLPLPQASPHVLLSHTVGLSEVNLDYHAPSVRNRVIWEGLVPYGQIWRAGANENTVITFADTVRVNGKTLPAGKYSFYIFPRSDQDWDMVFNRVTTHWGAEGYDQKDDVLRVPVVPEVSAYHETLLYWFSDVKPGSAHLNLSWEKKTVSLYIDTNVQAKVVAGIEKAVAQRPGDWQLLAQAADYLVQNNLHAERALYFINESIRLRDVYTNNWIKARLLASKLDYDTAIVYGRKAIKMGNKDDMAFKTQLPTMRTALIEWQGKAY; encoded by the coding sequence ATGCTTCGTCCATTCGTTCAGCTTGTATTTCCCGGTATTTGCAGCCTGCTGCTTAGCCTGGCAACCATTTCCGGGGCTCTGGCCCAAACCGGCCCCGCCCCGGCTATGCCGCCGGCTTCGCTGCTGCCGCTGCCGCAGGCCAGCCCCCATGTGCTGCTCTCGCACACCGTCGGCCTGTCGGAAGTGAACCTCGACTACCACGCCCCCAGCGTCCGTAACCGCGTTATCTGGGAAGGCCTGGTCCCTTACGGCCAGATCTGGCGGGCGGGGGCCAACGAAAACACGGTCATCACCTTTGCCGATACCGTGCGCGTCAACGGCAAAACCCTGCCAGCCGGCAAGTACTCGTTCTACATCTTCCCCCGCTCCGACCAGGACTGGGACATGGTGTTCAACCGCGTGACCACGCACTGGGGAGCCGAGGGCTACGACCAGAAGGACGATGTACTGCGTGTGCCGGTGGTACCCGAAGTATCGGCCTACCATGAAACGCTGCTCTACTGGTTTTCCGACGTGAAGCCCGGCTCGGCTCACCTCAACCTGAGTTGGGAGAAGAAAACCGTCAGCCTCTACATTGACACCAACGTGCAGGCCAAGGTGGTGGCCGGCATCGAAAAAGCCGTGGCCCAGCGCCCCGGCGACTGGCAGCTGCTGGCCCAGGCCGCCGACTATCTGGTGCAGAACAACCTGCACGCCGAGCGGGCATTGTATTTCATCAACGAGTCCATCCGGCTGCGCGACGTGTACACCAACAACTGGATAAAAGCGCGCCTGCTGGCTTCCAAGCTCGATTACGACACGGCCATCGTCTACGGCCGCAAGGCCATCAAAATGGGCAACAAAGACGATATGGCTTTCAAAACCCAGCTTCCCACCATGCGCACCGCCCTCATTGAGTGGCAGGGCAAGGCGTATTAG
- the hisG gene encoding ATP phosphoribosyltransferase codes for MLRLAIQKSGRLSEDSQNLIRECGISFLAASNKLKTEATNFPLEILYLRDDDIPGYVQDGVADLGIVGQNVLVEAGFPSLEVEGLGFSKCRLSLAVPRAAAYDSVQDLQGVNIATSYPRILGDYLTERGVKANLHTISGSVEIAPSIGLAEAICDIVSSGSTLLGNGLREVETVFRSEAVLIANQNLNPEKKELLEQLQFRMQAVRRARRNKYIILNAPVAALDAVKQLLPGIKSPTVTPLAEEGWVSVQSVVNEDDFWHITSQLKAVGAEGILVLPIEKMIS; via the coding sequence ATGCTCCGTCTGGCCATCCAGAAATCGGGCCGCTTAAGCGAAGACTCCCAGAACCTGATTCGGGAGTGCGGCATCAGCTTCCTTGCGGCTTCCAATAAGCTCAAAACCGAAGCCACCAACTTCCCCCTCGAAATCCTCTACCTGCGCGACGACGATATTCCCGGCTACGTGCAGGACGGCGTGGCCGACCTGGGCATCGTGGGCCAGAACGTGCTGGTGGAAGCCGGTTTCCCCAGCCTGGAAGTGGAAGGCCTGGGCTTCAGCAAATGCCGCCTGAGTTTGGCCGTGCCCCGCGCCGCCGCCTACGACTCGGTGCAGGACCTGCAGGGCGTGAACATTGCCACCTCGTACCCGCGCATCCTGGGCGACTACCTCACGGAGCGCGGCGTGAAAGCTAACCTGCACACCATTAGTGGCTCGGTGGAAATTGCGCCCAGCATCGGGCTTGCCGAGGCAATCTGTGACATAGTGAGCAGCGGCTCCACGCTGCTGGGCAACGGCCTGCGCGAGGTGGAAACCGTATTCCGCTCCGAAGCTGTGCTGATTGCCAACCAGAACCTGAACCCCGAGAAAAAGGAGCTGCTCGAGCAGCTGCAGTTCCGGATGCAGGCCGTGCGCCGCGCCCGCCGCAACAAGTACATCATCCTCAACGCCCCCGTGGCGGCCCTGGATGCGGTGAAGCAGTTGCTGCCCGGCATCAAGTCGCCCACCGTTACGCCGCTGGCCGAGGAAGGCTGGGTGTCGGTGCAGTCGGTGGTGAATGAGGACGACTTCTGGCACATCACCAGCCAGCTCAAAGCCGTCGGCGCCGAAGGCATCCTGGTGCTCCCGATTGAGAAAATGATTTCCTGA